The window GTTCTCGCGATTGGCCCATACGGGTATGTCAACGGTAATAACCAGTGTGCCGAACCCGGCCGCTTGCACCCGATCAATCAGACCATCAATGCGCCGTTCATCACCGGGCAGATAAGCCTGAAACCAGGTGTCTGGCGCAGCCTGCGCGACTGCTTCCATCGGAATCAGCGATGTGCCGCTCATGATTGCCGGTATCCTTGCCCTTGCCGCTGCCTGCGCCAGCACCAGATCGCCACGATAGGCTGAAATCGCACTGATCCCCACCGGCGCTATACCAAACGGGCTGCCCCAGGTTTGCCCAAATAGCGTGGTCTGCTGACTGCGGTGCGAGACATCGACCATCACCCGGGTTTGAAAGCGATGTCTGGAGAAGCTGTGCCGGTTGCCATTCAGCGAACAATTGTCTTCCGCCGCGCCGGCAATATAACCGAACAACGGTCTCGGCAGATGACGCCTGGCGGCAGCTTCAAAATCATCAAGCGACAGAATGCGTTGCAGACGACGAGGTAAGCCGGCACGCTGGCCATAAGCGGCCTGCCCCGCCATTGACACATCGCTTTGATGAGCTGCGGTAGAAGGAGTGGTGGTCATGATCGTACAAACCTAAAAACTATTGAACGAACGTGCCGCGCTGGCGCATCAGCAAGCTGTTGTGGCAGGGCGGCATTCATGTTCGTATTCCTTGAAAAAGGCAGTTGATTTAAAGTCAGATTCATTACAATCGAAATTATTGATATGATCTATAGGTTATAAATTATTTTTTTATACATAAATCAGATTAAAAATGATTACCTACCGACAACTCGAACATTTCGTTGCCGTCGCTCAGGAGCGCCACTTCTCGCGTGCAGCCGATCGTCTGGGCATTGCCCAATCCGCGGTCAGCGTACAAATTCAGCAACTCGAGGACGCTCTGGGAGTGCGCTTACTGCAACGCCATAAGCGCCAGCCCATCACCCTGACCGATGCCGGCGCACTCCTGTATGAAGAAGCGATTGCAACCTTGCGTCATATGGAGCGTGCGCAGGAAATCGGGCGCCTGGCAGCACAAGGCAGGGGTGGGCATGTACGTCTGGGTTATGTGGCTTCTGCTGTTACATCAGGACTGCTATCACGAATGCTCAAGCAATTTCGGCCCGGTCACGAACAGGTGCATATGCAGGTCATCGCGATGGAGACACCACGCCAGCTACAGGCGGTCGAGGCAGCGGAAATTGATGTCGGTGTGGTGCGCCCCCGGCGCCAGTACCCGGAAAATGTCGAAGCAACGATAATCCATGGCGAACCGCTAATGGTGGCGATGGCAGAGAATCATCCCCTTGCCGGCAAGCCGACATTGCAGGCGGCTGACCTGCACGGCCAGACATTTATTGCACCACAGTTCACTGAAACGGATGCAGAAGGCTTTGCCCAAGTGCTGGCACGCCTGGCTGCCGCCGCCGGATTTTCTGCATCCCCGGCATACCGCGTTAATGACATTATTACTGCGACCAGCCTGGCCGCTGCGGGCTATGGCATTGTGGTTGTACCCGAATCCAACCGCCGGTTCAATCAGCCCGGCGTGACCTACAGAGTCGTCA of the Advenella mimigardefordensis DPN7 genome contains:
- a CDS encoding LysR family transcriptional regulator → MITYRQLEHFVAVAQERHFSRAADRLGIAQSAVSVQIQQLEDALGVRLLQRHKRQPITLTDAGALLYEEAIATLRHMERAQEIGRLAAQGRGGHVRLGYVASAVTSGLLSRMLKQFRPGHEQVHMQVIAMETPRQLQAVEAAEIDVGVVRPRRQYPENVEATIIHGEPLMVAMAENHPLAGKPTLQAADLHGQTFIAPQFTETDAEGFAQVLARLAAAAGFSASPAYRVNDIITATSLAAAGYGIVVVPESNRRFNQPGVTYRVVSDFQERVYLALVYRKRENSPAVRAFIAAARQSVATGL